GAAGTAGAGGGCAATTATGGATGGCTTTGTCACGACTATATGTGTTAAATAATTCActaaataaatataataattaatttcgAACCTAGTTAATCAAATGAAATGTGAAGAATATTATACTTggacccataaaatttaaattcggAATCCGTCGTTGATGTACATCGCTCTATCTCTATTTCATTTTAATTTACTGGCGGTCCCAACCAAGCATACATCTTatgcttatttttaaaaaaaagtcttTTCCTCTTTTCCCAtgtttctttttttcattcttttcctgctttctctttttccatttttcccATAATCTTGGTACTCTACATTTGTTACATGAATTTTGAACACAACCACTGCTACATGCACTAACAAAATACACAAACATATTCTATGTCATCCTCTAATTCAGTAGTACATAATCAATGGAGTATTATTTTGTATTTCACCATAGAAAAATTTCTTGATCTCTCAATCTTCACAACTACTTTTTCCTGTTTTTCCTCTCTTTCGTACGTGATTTCACTATTTTTGCTTAAATAATGATTTTGCTTTATGTTTACACTATAACCCTATATATTGACAATCACAACTATATTTTCGTTAAACCATTTCAATCTTCCTCACCCCACATCCCTCAAAAAGGGAAAACAGAAAAGAATTCAGAGAATTGCAGCACAATCAAAATCTTTGTAAATCCACGATATATATCGTGTGAGGGGGTTGGAGGGGTGATGGtaaaaatttctaagttgaaaaTACAGAGAGGTTTTCCAAGTTCATGTATTGGTAGAAATTAACAGAATTACCGTATGAGATAATCATCCATGCAGTTTATTTAATGAACCATTCATTAACAGATTAGAATAATTCAAATTCGGAAAGTTTCCTTACACCAGGGAAATTTTCATCTCCTTTGTAAATACAATCTcccaaaaaccaaaataaaataaaatagaaaactaATTAGCAGCAGTTTAAAAGTTAACGGTACCCTTAAAATTCTCTTTCCTTTTGCATCTAACATCATTCTATTGTCACCCAAACCATGGAGTTCGACATGTCAGAGAAAAACAGAACAGAAaaggaatttgaagaagaaattccTGAAGATGAAGAGTCCCCGATAGAACAAGTCAGGTATGTTGAATTGCATCGCTATCTCATCTAAAAGTTGAAACTGCTATATTATTATGTTTGGACACttgtaattatttaattatattatgtCTCGACAAGGTTGACAGTATCAAATCAGGACGACCCTAGTCTACCAGTATGGACATTTCGGATGTGGTTCCTCGGAATCTTGTCGTGTGGAATTCTGGCATTTCTCAACACTTTCTTCAGTTATCGAACACAGCCACTTAGCATTAGTATGATAACTGTCCAGATAGCAGCATTGCCACTCGGCAAGATCATGGCTAGAGTGTTGCCTACGAGGAAATTTAAGATAGGATCGTGGGAGTTTTCGTTTAATCCAGGACCATTTAATATGAAAGAACATGTCTTGATTTCGATATTTGCAAATTGTGGTTCTGGGACAGCATATGCTGTTTCAATTGTTACTATTATTAAGGCATTCTATCTCAGGAACATCTCCTTCGTGGCTGGTTGGATTCTTGTTGTTACTACTCAGGTAATTTTCCTCCTTAAATTATACTTACTTTTTTTCTACATGCATTACATCACAAATTAGGAAAAAGAACTCCTTATGAATAATCCAATTGCATGAGAAATCTAGCCTTTGGTAACGGATACCTGCTTTCAACCCGTACCACGTATATAAGTAAAATCACACTGTATTAAAAAAtgtgttgtgtgtgtgtatatttaTGTACCTACTCAATATTAAATCTGATAATAAATCCTGAAATCACAATCTTCGTTTGGAGGACGTTGTCCTAGTCTATTATTGGTGGAATAGTGGGTGTCGAGGATGAGTTTGCGCCTCGACTGTCTATATTGTTAAATTGTATGATCATCTCATTTGAGTTTAAGCTTATCAACTGTACATAAGCTAATATGGCATCTTTGGATCAGGTTCTGGGATATGGATGGGCAGGGATTATGAGAAAGTATGTGGTAGACCCTGCAGAAATGTGGTGGCCTGGTAATATGGTTCTAGTCTCTCTTTTCAGGTAATTTCTCAAACTTGCAACTTTTCTCTAGCATATTAGCCTAGAATATCCATTTTTGCTCCTTGGGTTGGCGCTTCTTCTCTTTTATTGCTCATCCTAATAGACAATTTATTACTTTCTCCGTTTTATTTTATATGACACTAATACTATTTGGAAAGTTAAGTTGTTTTCAAAATATCTAAACACAACTTTAATTTCTCATATATACTGTTAAATAGTATTCTTTAATTTAAAAAGTTATAACCTCATAGTACTACTTTTTATCTAGTTTTTAATGatgaaaattttgttttaaaaagattAAGAATTCGCTGTCCTAAAATTAGAAAGTTTGAATTCCTCTTTCCTTTTGAAACGGACGGAGTAATTTCCTTTAACTCTCTGCCCAGTTTGGAAGATATTTCCTAAGTTATAAACTATTAGATTATTAAACTATAACTTCTAAGAATTGAACTAGAACAACAATTTAATTATTActcatttcttcaacattttctaAGAGATCCTTGCTGCATAATCACCATATAACAACTTTAAGTTCCGCGTATGCGCCTTTATTTATATTCTTTCTAATTTTGAGCAAATGGCTCACTTCACTGCTTTAAGTGGAGCTAACTACAGGCCAAAATATACTGCAATCACCCAACCTTTCTAATACTGAAAACCCGTATACGAAATTTCTTTACTCGTTTTCTCATGAATTTTGGCAGGGCTCTCCATGAAAAAGATGCAGATGGCAAAAGCTCAAGAGGAAAATTCTTCTTAGTTGTATTAGCTTGCAGCTTCATTTGGTACATTGTCCCTGGATTTCTCTTCCCAACATTATCAAACATATCTTTACTCTGCTTATTCTATCCAAAATCAGTACTAGCCCAACAAATTGGTTCAGGAATGAAAGGCCTTGGAATTTTGTCATTCACTTTTGATTGGTCAGTTGTAGCATCATATCTTGGTAGCCCTCTCGTCTGTCCCTTATTTGCCATTATCAATGTCATAGTGGGATATGTTGTTGTGGTCTATATACTCATTCCAATATCCTATTGGGGATTCAACATCTACGACGCCAGGACTTTTCCTCTGTTGTCTTCGCATTTGTTTAATGCTCAAGGACAAACATATGATATTACAGCCATTGTTAATGACAAGTTTGAGTTAGATGAGGTGGCATATGCAAAACAAGGACGTATAAATATAAGCACTTTCTTTGCTCTCACTTATGGCCTGAATTTCGCTGCTGTTGTGGCTACTCTCGCGCAAGTTGCTCTATTCAATGGAAAGTAAGTACACTTTTTAATTTTGTATGGTCActcaaatttcatcaatgttacTAAACTATTTTTAGTAACGAAAAAGCTACTCAACTTTGCCAAAGTATCACGAACGTCACAAAACTACTTATGCTGACGAGTTGATTGAACAGGGAAATATATGAGCGATTCCGAGCTATAAACTCAGGAAAACCTGATATCCACACAAGACTAATGAAGAAATACGCAGACATCCCTAGCTGGTGGTTTCACGGCATGCTTGTACTTTCATTGGCTTTGTCACTTGTACTATGCATCGTCTGGGAAGATCAAGTTCAACTTCCGTGGTGGGGGCTTCTTTTTGCAGCTGCCATTGCCTTGATTTTCACTCTCCCTATAAGCATCATTACAGCCACGACAAACATGGTAATTAGAGTGTGAGCTTATATATTgtgaaatatttttgaattgaACTCCTTTACACGCACAATATAAAAGAATTTGTAAATATCAGGTCACCTAAAAGATAACATAAAGGTTAAATTGCATTGATAGTACAAAAAGTTTTTACTCACCAATGTATATAAATAGATACATTTGTTTTTTGGGTGCATTAATGAAGTTTCTTGACTAAACAAACCTTTGGTTCTGATAACAGACACCAGGACTAAATGTGATCACAGAGTATATTATCGGTCTAATAATTCCAGGGAAACCAATAGCCAATGTTTGCTTTAAAACATTTGGGTATATAAGTATGTCACAGGCAGTTTCATTTCTCTCGGATTTTAAGCTTGGCCATTATATGAAGATTCCTCCAAGATCAATGTTCATTGTTCAGGTATTAATTACttatcttcttcctcttttgccTGTTTTTATTTCATTCGGTAAAAGAAAACTGACTATATTCATGTCGTAATACTAATCAACCATCTTAATTCTTTAATTCTTGATCGtcccaattcaccctgattgatACATATTATATTAGACAAGTAATTCTATTTAAAGTTACGGCTTATGAGACatcaattatttttctttatttacaaCTTGAGTTCTTAATCCAGAAGATCTCTAAATTACTtcatgtgttaggcttacttGGTCCTTATAATATATCTGTGACACAAGTTGCATGATAAATGAATAACATCACGACAATTTTGGTCCTATTGGCATTAGCTTTCTGGTGGAGAAAATAATCAAACCTCTATTCCTCAATTTCCCAATTGGAATTTGGGAAAAACTAAAAGTTTCTATAACAACTATAGATACGCCTAAATCCCCAGCAAGTTGGGGTTAAATATATGAATTCTCAGTATGAATGTCGCTTCATTTAGACCTGTCTCGGTCCAATATTCTGTTGCTGACCTTGGCTGAAACTTTTATTTTTGTTCCCAAAACAGCTACTCGGAACTCTCATTGCTGGTACAATAAATATGAGTGTCGCGTGGTGGCTGCTTACAAACATTGATCATATATGCCAAGATCAACTGCTACCTACAAATAGTCCGTGGACATGTCCAGGGAATCGCGTCTTCTTCGATGCATCAGTAATCTGGGGTTTAGTAGGACCTAAAAGAATGTTTGGTTCACTTGGAAATTACAGTGCACAGAACTGGTTCTTTCTTGGTGGTGCAATTGGACCACTTTTAGTGTGGTTGTTACACAAAGCATTCCCAAGTCAAAGTTGGATTAAATTGATTAATATTCCAGTACTTCTAGGGGCAACAGCTGCTATGCCTCCAGCAACACCTTTGAACTTCAATAGCTGGATTTTCTTTGGTATATTGttcaatttcttcattttcagaTACAGAAAGAAATGGTGGCAGAAGTATAATTATGTTCTTTCAGCTGCATTGGATGCTGGTTTGGCTTTtatgggagtgtttatatatttCTGTCTCGGTGATGTTAAGTTTTCTTGGTGGGGAACTGGGGGAGAATATTGTGATTTGGCTACTTGTCCTACTACCAAGGGCATAGTTGTTGAAGGATGTCCTTTGCGTTGATTTCACTACAACGGTCGTGTCCGTTTTAGACTTgtcatgccttttggactggttAAATCAACGTCACTGAGGATTTcactattgttattattgttgtcgGCTTTAAAAGTACGTTTGTACATAACCATGTTTTTAGAAAGATTACCCATAAATTATGTAATTTTAGGTTCTCAAGTAACCAAATCTTGTAAATATTATCTCGCAATAAGGCAGGGATTGACTTAATCCCCACACATGTGattcttaatttctttttttaaatgtTCATTGAAGTTTTAGTTTGATGTATGGACTAGATTATTCAATTTGTTATAAATGTATTTTacttatggtgaatgtctatattttagagagattttagggtttattacttggtggctaagtcatttttcccctataaatagaggggttctattccattgtaattgatcctaaatcaataagaattctctctctacttttctctacaatattcttctttattgtttcattacacgttatcagtacgagactctaaccaattgagtagaggcTTTGGGATACGTGCATGGtgccaacttatacataatattgagcataatgattcTCAATTGTTCCATTAACTTCCTTCAGGAATAAATTCTaaatttaaggtaagtattttactttatttgtctcttttaaaatttaaaaattttataatttgattttaaatacaagcaaagacaataaattttgcTTATAACTCTAGtagagtttgtaagaaattataatcatccgaagtggtaaaatttctatgtctttcc
This DNA window, taken from Nicotiana tabacum cultivar K326 chromosome 15, ASM71507v2, whole genome shotgun sequence, encodes the following:
- the LOC107785171 gene encoding oligopeptide transporter 2-like, yielding MEFDMSEKNRTEKEFEEEIPEDEESPIEQVRLTVSNQDDPSLPVWTFRMWFLGILSCGILAFLNTFFSYRTQPLSISMITVQIAALPLGKIMARVLPTRKFKIGSWEFSFNPGPFNMKEHVLISIFANCGSGTAYAVSIVTIIKAFYLRNISFVAGWILVVTTQVLGYGWAGIMRKYVVDPAEMWWPGNMVLVSLFRALHEKDADGKSSRGKFFLVVLACSFIWYIVPGFLFPTLSNISLLCLFYPKSVLAQQIGSGMKGLGILSFTFDWSVVASYLGSPLVCPLFAIINVIVGYVVVVYILIPISYWGFNIYDARTFPLLSSHLFNAQGQTYDITAIVNDKFELDEVAYAKQGRINISTFFALTYGLNFAAVVATLAQVALFNGKEIYERFRAINSGKPDIHTRLMKKYADIPSWWFHGMLVLSLALSLVLCIVWEDQVQLPWWGLLFAAAIALIFTLPISIITATTNMTPGLNVITEYIIGLIIPGKPIANVCFKTFGYISMSQAVSFLSDFKLGHYMKIPPRSMFIVQLLGTLIAGTINMSVAWWLLTNIDHICQDQLLPTNSPWTCPGNRVFFDASVIWGLVGPKRMFGSLGNYSAQNWFFLGGAIGPLLVWLLHKAFPSQSWIKLINIPVLLGATAAMPPATPLNFNSWIFFGILFNFFIFRYRKKWWQKYNYVLSAALDAGLAFMGVFIYFCLGDVKFSWWGTGGEYCDLATCPTTKGIVVEGCPLR